Proteins co-encoded in one Vampirovibrio chlorellavorus genomic window:
- a CDS encoding sodium-translocating pyrophosphatase: protein MQPILFPIICGVLAIVFGLVTRQWILGLSAGTQKMQDIANAIKEGASAYMNRQYKTIAITAVILTIILYALFASLKGTQYALYVSGAFLLGAFLSGLAGYVGMFVSVNANVRTAEAAQKGMNAAMDVAFKGGAVTGLLVVGLALLGVAGFYYIAPSPELFPSIVGLAFGSSLISVFARLGGGIFTKAADVGADLVGKVEAGIPEDDPRNPAVIADNVGDNVGDCAGMAADLFETYAVTTIAAMFLGNLLFNHDPNAIMYPLMLGGLSIVASIIGTFFVKVGADNNPMKGLYKGLYATIFLVAVMVVAMTYQFFPTGFSFTNAEGVVTAISQTGLIGTAMVGIVVTMAMVWITDYYTSTEFSPVRKVAAASESGHATNIIAGIAVGMKSTAAPVVVISIGMLAAYFLGGLYGISIAAVSMLSMAGIVVALDAFGPITDNAGGIAEMAHMDEKVRAVTDPLDAVGNTTKAVTKGYAIGSAGLAAIVLFSSYIQDLSAAAAEKGNTFLASMSNLNALFSLGDPYIIVGLFVGGLIPYIFGAMAMEAVGAAAGEVVHEVRRQFKENKGIMDGTSKPDYAACVDIVTRSALRQMMVPALLPVLVPVVMWAIGAYLIPNAASSYAAIKMIGGVLVGSIVTGLFVGISMTSGGGAWDNAKKYIEDGHFGGKGSPAHQAAVTGDTVGDPYKDTAGPAINPVIKILNIVALLLVPLLV, encoded by the coding sequence ATGCAACCCATCTTATTCCCCATTATCTGCGGGGTGCTGGCCATCGTTTTCGGGCTTGTAACCCGTCAATGGATTCTTGGTCTGAGCGCCGGCACGCAAAAAATGCAGGATATCGCCAACGCTATTAAAGAAGGCGCCAGCGCGTACATGAACCGGCAATACAAAACCATTGCCATCACTGCTGTCATCCTGACCATCATTTTATACGCCCTGTTTGCTTCCCTGAAGGGAACTCAATACGCCCTGTACGTGTCCGGTGCTTTCCTGCTGGGCGCCTTTTTGAGTGGTTTGGCTGGATATGTGGGTATGTTCGTCTCCGTCAACGCCAACGTCAGAACCGCAGAAGCCGCCCAAAAGGGCATGAATGCCGCTATGGACGTGGCTTTCAAAGGTGGCGCTGTGACCGGTCTGCTGGTTGTGGGTTTGGCTTTGCTGGGTGTGGCTGGCTTTTACTACATCGCCCCCTCTCCAGAACTCTTTCCTTCCATTGTGGGCTTGGCCTTTGGTTCCAGCCTGATTAGCGTGTTTGCCCGTTTGGGTGGCGGTATTTTCACCAAGGCCGCTGATGTGGGCGCTGACCTGGTGGGTAAGGTGGAAGCCGGGATTCCGGAAGATGACCCCAGAAACCCTGCGGTTATCGCCGATAACGTAGGCGACAACGTAGGCGATTGCGCCGGTATGGCCGCCGATTTGTTCGAAACCTATGCCGTTACTACTATCGCCGCCATGTTTTTGGGGAACCTGTTGTTCAACCACGACCCCAATGCCATCATGTACCCCTTGATGCTGGGCGGTCTGTCCATTGTGGCCTCCATCATCGGTACCTTCTTCGTCAAGGTGGGCGCGGACAACAACCCAATGAAGGGTCTGTACAAAGGGCTGTACGCCACCATTTTCCTGGTGGCTGTTATGGTGGTTGCCATGACCTACCAGTTCTTCCCCACTGGTTTTTCCTTCACCAACGCGGAAGGCGTGGTCACAGCCATTAGCCAAACCGGTTTGATTGGAACCGCTATGGTCGGTATTGTGGTCACCATGGCCATGGTTTGGATCACCGACTACTACACCTCTACGGAATTCAGCCCGGTGCGTAAGGTGGCTGCCGCTTCCGAGTCCGGCCACGCGACCAACATCATCGCTGGTATCGCTGTGGGTATGAAATCCACCGCCGCCCCGGTTGTGGTCATCTCCATCGGGATGCTGGCCGCTTACTTCCTGGGTGGTCTCTACGGTATTTCTATTGCCGCCGTGTCCATGTTGTCCATGGCCGGTATCGTGGTGGCCCTGGATGCCTTTGGCCCCATCACCGATAACGCCGGTGGTATCGCCGAGATGGCCCATATGGATGAAAAAGTTCGTGCCGTAACCGATCCGCTGGATGCTGTGGGTAACACCACCAAGGCTGTTACCAAAGGGTACGCCATTGGTTCCGCCGGATTGGCCGCCATCGTTCTGTTCTCTTCCTACATTCAGGATCTGAGCGCTGCGGCTGCTGAAAAGGGCAATACCTTCCTGGCCAGCATGAGTAACCTGAACGCCCTGTTTTCCCTCGGTGATCCCTACATTATTGTGGGCTTGTTCGTGGGTGGTCTCATCCCTTACATCTTCGGGGCGATGGCCATGGAAGCCGTGGGTGCCGCTGCCGGTGAAGTGGTTCACGAAGTTCGTCGCCAGTTCAAAGAAAACAAAGGCATTATGGACGGTACCTCCAAGCCCGACTACGCCGCCTGCGTGGACATTGTGACTCGCAGCGCCCTGCGTCAGATGATGGTGCCTGCCCTGTTGCCGGTACTGGTTCCTGTGGTTATGTGGGCCATTGGCGCCTACCTGATTCCCAATGCCGCCTCCAGCTACGCCGCAATTAAAATGATTGGTGGCGTATTGGTGGGCAGTATTGTAACCGGTCTGTTCGTGGGCATCTCCATGACCTCCGGCGGTGGTGCCTGGGACAACGCCAAAAAGTACATTGAAGATGGCCACTTTGGCGGAAAAGGTTCACCGGCTCACCAGGCTGCCGTAACTGGCGATACCGTGGGTGATCCGTACAAGGATACTGCTGGCCCTGCCATTAACCCGGTGATCAAGATTCTGAACATCGTGGCCCTGTTGCTGGTTCCCTTGCTGGTGTAG
- a CDS encoding CopG family ribbon-helix-helix protein yields the protein MARVLISMKDEFLRRIDEVAEKEQRSRSELIREALRTYIRKNASASQSAQTVGGSAPVEP from the coding sequence ATGGCGAGAGTCTTGATTTCAATGAAAGATGAATTTTTGAGACGGATCGACGAAGTGGCGGAAAAAGAGCAACGTTCACGCAGTGAACTCATTCGTGAGGCGTTGCGCACTTATATTCGCAAAAACGCCAGCGCCAGTCAGAGTGCGCAGACCGTCGGCGGCTCAGCACCTGTTGAGCCCTAG
- a CDS encoding flagellar brake protein: protein MLFDLQKALVLNQKVQVTVWDPDNESVEYSFQSVVLEAVGSLFRLALPAAEVSTLLPLLQPGIVVGAVLEAHPNPYIFYPVIHATSAADKRGFWLKIPENPQVEALQRRRHVRIPMDIPVHLEYSVSDRWMSLLARTEDVSGGGLRFTSARLFSEGQELMISLGFNPSEPPLRLKARVVFSMQNRLSKKADEMYSTACQFVGLTDAEEMVLVRECFKRELGRKG from the coding sequence ATGTTGTTTGATCTGCAAAAAGCGCTAGTCTTGAACCAGAAGGTACAAGTGACCGTTTGGGATCCGGACAACGAGAGTGTTGAATACTCATTTCAAAGTGTTGTGCTGGAGGCGGTGGGAAGTCTGTTTCGTCTGGCGCTACCTGCCGCAGAGGTTTCCACCCTTTTGCCCCTGTTGCAGCCGGGCATTGTCGTGGGGGCTGTGTTGGAGGCGCATCCCAATCCGTATATATTTTACCCGGTCATTCATGCGACTTCCGCCGCAGATAAGCGCGGCTTTTGGTTAAAGATTCCGGAAAATCCGCAGGTTGAGGCCTTGCAGCGGCGACGACACGTTCGCATTCCCATGGATATTCCCGTACATCTGGAATATTCCGTTTCTGACCGGTGGATGAGTCTGTTGGCCCGGACCGAGGATGTGAGTGGGGGGGGGCTCCGCTTCACGTCGGCGCGTTTATTCTCGGAGGGGCAGGAGTTGATGATTTCACTGGGCTTTAACCCCTCTGAGCCGCCGTTGCGGCTAAAGGCCAGGGTGGTTTTTTCCATGCAAAACCGGCTCAGTAAAAAGGCGGATGAGATGTATTCAACCGCCTGTCAGTTTGTGGGGCTAACAGACGCCGAGGAGATGGTGCTGGTTCGGGAGTGTTTCAAGCGGGAGTTGGGCCGCAAAGGATAA
- a CDS encoding sigma-70 family RNA polymerase sigma factor, producing MASKSQTKEDLRALSSEELVLLAQADHMRALEELVSRYQKLVYVTLYQLAPERNDITDLTQEVLLRMCRSIKSLRNPKTFKYWLNRIITNLFYDELRKAPRQLKTISLDEPVFESDDEQSPARDIPDATEMPDKLALNSELDRKIQQAIQNLPEQFRTIIVLREIQGLSYEEIASLTETNIGTVKSRLARARLKLQEVLEPYLKEV from the coding sequence ATGGCCTCTAAAAGCCAAACGAAAGAGGATTTACGGGCTCTTTCCTCTGAAGAGCTTGTGTTGTTGGCGCAGGCCGATCACATGCGTGCCCTGGAGGAGCTGGTATCCCGGTACCAGAAGCTGGTTTACGTGACCTTGTATCAACTCGCCCCGGAACGTAATGACATTACGGATCTGACCCAGGAAGTGTTGTTGCGGATGTGTCGCTCCATCAAGTCTTTGCGCAATCCCAAGACGTTCAAATACTGGCTGAACCGGATCATTACCAATCTGTTTTATGATGAGTTGCGAAAAGCGCCCCGGCAACTGAAGACCATCTCTCTGGATGAGCCTGTCTTTGAGTCAGATGATGAGCAAAGTCCAGCGCGGGATATCCCGGATGCCACGGAAATGCCGGACAAGCTGGCCCTGAATTCAGAGCTGGATCGCAAGATTCAGCAGGCCATCCAAAATCTTCCGGAACAGTTTCGGACCATCATCGTCCTCAGAGAAATACAGGGGCTAAGCTATGAAGAAATAGCCAGCCTCACCGAGACAAATATTGGCACGGTCAAGTCCAGATTGGCCCGTGCCCGCCTGAAACTTCAAGAGGTATTGGAACCCTACCTGAAAGAAGTTTAA
- a CDS encoding anti-sigma factor family protein, producing MQETPPHTLMEIKLLLSQYLDGALDLEQVRQVEALLSTFPQYAEVLDRLQATRDAVRATLVNQEQAVSLNTESLWASIAQRLEADQETPIQTYDFEFVSAYYDGEILPTDAQRVSFESQLFNNDAANTQLAQVGELSQAVREWSARLETHCTVDVTAAVMKQFCPEETSSPSGWSADSEESLPVEDMTAVEMLSAYGDQALSPREVIEANRLIESDASAKLTLTRFNRISAGLESISAQIQAQAPDLTADIMKTLSQSSPEEATLVSLDTVRKSRSRIYRWAQWGGLTAASVLLVTFLSSVNWQDETPASTLAFKTPSVAASVVSDVPDALTPASSEKTAQPRAMELASVPASSRSARPAEAFSLRAEPADSTDSMDTRAAVAPIRPMKASPRRVERIIDGFRGNRVASRAFSRPDIAPEESRTGSPSSEDYLFNALNEQMSGEDVSSILGK from the coding sequence ATGCAGGAAACTCCCCCGCATACCCTTATGGAAATTAAACTGTTGCTGTCCCAATACCTGGACGGTGCGCTCGATTTGGAGCAAGTGCGTCAGGTTGAGGCGCTCTTGTCCACGTTCCCTCAGTACGCTGAGGTGCTGGACAGGCTCCAGGCCACCCGGGATGCGGTTCGGGCTACCCTGGTCAATCAGGAACAGGCGGTGTCCCTTAACACGGAGTCGCTGTGGGCTTCTATCGCCCAACGACTGGAGGCGGATCAGGAGACGCCCATCCAGACTTATGATTTTGAATTTGTTTCCGCGTATTACGATGGGGAAATCCTTCCCACGGACGCGCAACGGGTGTCGTTTGAAAGCCAGTTGTTCAACAACGATGCGGCCAACACCCAGTTGGCCCAGGTTGGCGAACTGTCTCAGGCTGTTCGGGAATGGTCGGCTCGGCTGGAAACGCACTGTACCGTGGATGTAACGGCAGCGGTCATGAAGCAGTTCTGCCCCGAAGAGACTTCTTCTCCCTCTGGATGGTCGGCTGATTCTGAGGAGTCCCTGCCCGTTGAAGATATGACGGCGGTGGAAATGCTGTCCGCTTATGGGGATCAGGCATTGAGTCCTCGCGAGGTGATTGAGGCCAACCGGCTGATTGAATCCGATGCGTCGGCCAAGTTGACCTTAACCCGATTCAACCGGATTTCCGCCGGGCTGGAGTCCATTTCTGCTCAAATTCAGGCCCAGGCTCCCGATTTGACTGCGGACATCATGAAAACGCTCTCTCAGTCTTCCCCGGAAGAGGCTACTCTCGTCTCTCTGGACACTGTGCGAAAGTCCAGATCCAGGATTTATCGATGGGCCCAATGGGGTGGTCTGACGGCGGCTTCGGTGCTGCTGGTGACCTTCCTCAGTTCGGTGAACTGGCAGGATGAGACGCCTGCATCTACGCTGGCCTTCAAGACCCCGTCGGTCGCAGCGTCCGTGGTTTCCGATGTACCCGACGCGCTGACGCCAGCGAGTTCCGAGAAAACGGCCCAACCTCGGGCCATGGAATTGGCCTCGGTACCAGCTAGTAGTCGTTCTGCACGTCCTGCGGAGGCTTTTTCCCTGCGGGCCGAACCGGCTGATTCGACCGATTCGATGGACACAAGGGCTGCGGTGGCTCCCATCCGTCCGATGAAAGCATCTCCTCGTCGTGTGGAACGCATAATCGATGGGTTCCGTGGGAACCGGGTGGCCTCTCGTGCTTTCTCTCGGCCCGATATTGCCCCGGAAGAGTCC